The following proteins are co-located in the Streptomyces kaniharaensis genome:
- a CDS encoding MepB family protein: MVTNQPWSGFHDDLLAAKALVYDPSGFTCSPAVPEPESAEYAACGFTLDGRSLRFRVAKTTPTKAGQFVTVWQRSQEGPIRPFDAADGVDLFVISSHDENGFGQFVFPREVLCGHDIVSRNGSGGKRGFRVYPPWVTTTNRQARNTQAWQVNYFLHIGQNGPADLTHAHALYHP, from the coding sequence ATGGTGACGAATCAGCCGTGGTCGGGGTTCCACGACGACCTGTTGGCGGCGAAGGCATTGGTGTACGACCCGAGCGGTTTCACCTGCTCACCGGCGGTGCCCGAACCGGAGAGTGCCGAATACGCGGCTTGCGGGTTCACGCTCGACGGCCGCTCGCTCCGGTTCCGCGTTGCCAAGACCACCCCGACGAAGGCGGGCCAGTTCGTCACCGTGTGGCAGCGGTCCCAGGAGGGGCCGATCCGGCCCTTCGACGCCGCCGACGGGGTGGACCTCTTCGTCATCAGCAGCCACGACGAGAACGGCTTCGGACAGTTCGTGTTCCCGCGCGAGGTGCTGTGCGGGCACGACATCGTCTCCCGCAACGGCTCCGGCGGGAAACGAGGATTCCGTGTCTACCCACCGTGGGTGACCACGACCAACCGGCAGGCCCGCAACACACAGGCATGGCAAGTGAACTACTTCCTCCACATCGGCCAGAACGGGCCTGCCGACCTGACGCACGCCCACGCCCTGTACCACCCGTAA
- a CDS encoding NUDIX domain-containing protein: MPSSCHRDCRRPDRPQHPLPSGLADEGESPLTALGREPYEEPGLDLAVLAPPAPAQPSTPLTVLSQPATHARADGFPRTPPRDLVR; this comes from the coding sequence ATGCCGTCATCCTGCCATCGCGACTGCCGGCGCCCAGACCGCCCGCAGCACCCGCTTCCCAGCGGCCTGGCCGACGAGGGGGAGAGCCCCCTGACGGCGCTCGGCCGAGAGCCGTACGAGGAGCCCGGCCTCGACCTCGCCGTCCTGGCACCACCCGCCCCGGCCCAACCGTCCACGCCGCTCACGGTTCTCAGCCAACCCGCTACACACGCCCGCGCGGACGGCTTTCCCCGCACCCCGCCCCGTGACCTGGTGCGATAA